Proteins encoded by one window of Dioscorea cayenensis subsp. rotundata cultivar TDr96_F1 chromosome 20, TDr96_F1_v2_PseudoChromosome.rev07_lg8_w22 25.fasta, whole genome shotgun sequence:
- the LOC120251276 gene encoding zinc finger MYM-type protein 1-like codes for MEVEYHTRLTTILDVTQFLLKQGLAFCGHDESSSSLNKSNFLELLEWYSLRNDKVFRAVNQNAPGNNQMTSLKIQKELANASAVEITCAIVDDIREKHFSLMIDEARDVSVMLQMGVVLRYVDKNGYVIERFLAMVHVLDTSTISLKNAIDCLFSKHGLSLSRLRGQGYDGASNMLGYINGLKALVLKENPYIRYIHYFAHRLQLVIVVVDKDNGIVSDFFQYVIMIVNTVGASRKRKDQLRQHHYDRLVEQLERVEIVSGRGKHQESSLARPGDTHWESHYTTIPQLISMWTSVLDVLQNVHDDGASNDHRSIAVIDLISQEMQNRFTETSTELLLLLSCLDPKDSFSKFNIYKLLHLAELYFEDFTMTERMMLEDQVATFIYDVRHDADFINVRNLRGFARKMVETGKHIIFPLIYHLIELALALPVVTASDERVFSAMNIVKTDLRNKMVNQWMNDSLVVYIEREVFATIDNEAILQRFQKMQTQRMQLSPLSLSHMAHISSINAGIGSSSSESCSTRQAQVPSSFHGKLGLSMNVLSPCIMLLAQLPIFTKVSRKARLKNAYLGLSKDGLARVLRSNFRQSLEVKTKHHHTFWEDQDSVGGTFEKWS; via the exons ATGGAGGTTGAATACCACACTCGTTTAACAACCATATTAGATGTGACACAATTTCTCTTGAAGCAAGGATTGGCTTTCTGTGGACATGATGAGTCCTCGAGCTCATTAAACAAAAGCAATTTCCTTGAGTTACTAGAGTGGTATAGCCTACGGAATGATAAAGTTTTTAGGGCTGTTAATCAAAATGCTCCTGGAAACAATCAAATGACTTCACTAAAGATTCAAAAGGAGTTAGCAAATGCTTCTGCAGTAGAAATTACATGTGctattgttgatgatattaGAGAAAAGCATTTTTCTCTTATGATTGATGAAGCCCGGGATGTGTCAGTGATGTTGCAAATGGGAGTTGTTCTGCGATATGTGGACAAGAATGGGTATGTGATAGAGCGGTTCCTTGCTATGGTTCATGTGTTAGATACATCAACTATTTCATTGAAGAATGCCATTGATTGTCTATTTTCCAAACATGGGTTATCTCTTTCAAGACTAAGGGGACAAGGATATGATGGGGCTTCAAATATGCTAGGATATATCAATGGTTTGAAGGCACTTGtcctaaaagaaaatccatataTAAGGTATATCCATTATTTTGCTCATCGGCTCCAATTagtgattgttgttgttgataaaGACAATGGAATTGTGAGTGATTTTTTCCAATATGTTATTATGATTGTTAACACAGTGGGAGCATCACGCAAAAGAAAAGACCAACTTCGGCAACATCACTATGATAGGTTGGTTGAGCAATTGGAAAGGGTAGAGATAGTCAGTGGTAGAGGAAAACATCAAGAATCTAGTTTAGCAAGACCGGGTGATACTCATTGGGAATCGCATTACACTACCATTCCCCAACTAATCTCAATGTGGACTTCAGTGTTAGATGTCCTCCAAAATGTGCACGATGATGGTGCTTCAAATGATCATAGAAGCATAGCG GTCATTGATTTGATTTCACAAGAAATGCAAAACCGCTTCACAGAAACTAGCACAGAATTACTTCTTCTTCTGTCATGCCTTGACCCAAAGGACTCATTTTCTAAATTCAACATCTACAAGCTACTTCATCTTGCAGAACTTTATTTTGAAGATTTCACAATGACTGAGCGCATGATGCTTGAGGATCAAGTTGCTACTTTTATTTATGATGTGCGGCATGATGCAGATTTTATAAATGTTAGGAACTTGAGAGGTTTTGCTAGGAAAATGGTTGAGACAggcaaacatattatttttccaCTCATTTATCACCTTATTGAGTTGGCATTGGCTTTACCAGTTGTGACTGCTAGTGATGAGAGGGTGTTTTCGGCTatgaatattgtgaaaactGACTTACGCAATAAAATGGTAAACCAGTGGATGAATGATAGCTTGGTTGTCTATATTGAGCGCGAGGTTTTTGCAACTATAGACAATGAAGCAATTCTACAACGTtttcaaaaaatgcaaactcaACGGATGCAATTATCTCCTCTTAGTCTTAGCCACATGGCTCACATTTCTAGCATTAATGCTGGCATTGGTTCTAGTTCAAGT GAGAGTTGTTCAACAAGGCAAGCACAG GTGCCATCCTCCTTTCACGGCAAGCTTGGGCTGAGCATGAACGTGCTCTCCCCGTGTATTATGCTGCTTGCACAGTTACCAATTTTCACCAAAGTCTCGAGAAAAGCACGACTTAAGAACGCCT ATCTAGGTTTATCAAAGGATGGCTTAGCAAGGGTTTTGAGATCCAACTTTAGGCAGTCACTGGAGGTCAAGACCAAACATCACCACACCTTCTGGGAAGACCAAGATAGTGTTGGAGGCACATTTGAGAAGTGGAGCTAG